The Lycium ferocissimum isolate CSIRO_LF1 unplaced genomic scaffold, AGI_CSIRO_Lferr_CH_V1 ctg4893, whole genome shotgun sequence genome contains the following window.
GTAATCTTTTCTAAACTGAGGAAGTTCATTGCCTGCGAATTTACATTCTAAAATCTGAAACTTTGGATCTATAAATGATGGGTGTTACATAGTATTAAATTGAGGAAGTTCTATACTTTCTTTCTTGAACGATATCATGTttaatagtattaaatttttcacAATTGTGGGTTATCTTTTTGGACGACTCTTCTGAATAGGTGTTACAAATTTTAATGTATAGAATCTGCAACTAACAATATTGAGAAGGAAAAGGCTCCCAAGATGTTGAGAATAAATATGATAGATGAAAGAAACAACCAAACATACACCAACGACTCCCTTCCAAGGGTGGTAAGCATGGCATGTATAAAATGAAGGGGCTAGTCCATTCAGGCATTCATTATAGGtccataatttcatatatataaagagGATAGCTAAAAACTCATCAATTATTTTACCTTAGGGCCTTCATTCTCTCTTTTCCTATTTTCCCTACTTCCTAAAAAAGCTAAGACTTCTTGCTTCCATTGGTCGGTAGACGGAAATGAACTAACTGACTAGTGACGACCACAAACATTCGTATCACTTTGCCTCTACTTGTTTGTACATAAATGAATGTGTTATACTACCACATGCTCCCTcctctcaatttatgtggcacttttcgactatcgagagtcaatttgactaaattttgaagctaaattagattagatactcaatattttaacattaaaatttgtatatttgaaaactacatgaaaaacATTATAAATTACAACTTTTTTCCTATCAATTTGGTacaaaaatacatcttaaaatattgcTCAAAGTTTGTgtagtttaaaaagaaaagtcatAAATGACCCACTTTATCTGTCTCTTATCATTTAGTTATCATATTTGTGCTTTCTCTAAATTTCTTAAaacgaaaaaataaaatttaaaatcaccCTGAGAAAGTGTGCGCGGGTATTAGATGCAAATAAACTAAAACCgccattccaacttcattcaCAGCCTAACAAGAAACCAAAAATCCACAGAAATTACATTCTACCAATGGCTTCTTCTTTGAAGGAACTCTGCATCTTCTCAAGAAATGTTACAAACTTCCTCTCAAAATCAAGAACCCAAGTTTCTGCTTTCTTCACTCTGTTCTTCTTCACCGTAACCTTCCtcctcttcatcattttcttatCCACCTCCAACTCCAACACCTCTCCTTCAATCATCACCACTAACATTCTTTCGTCTCGCCTTCACTCGGCCTCGTTTACTTCCATTGATTCTTCCCATACTAGCAGTACAGTTTCAGCACCTACAAACTTTCCAAGAAAATCTTGGATTTACGTTCCCATTGAAGAGGAAACTTCTTCTTGTGATATTTTTGATGGTGAATGGATAGAGGATAATGATCTTCAACCGCTTTATAAACCGGGTTCTTGTCCGTTTATTGATGAATCTTTGAACTGTTTCAAGAATGGACGCCGTGATACTGATTATCTCAGGCTTAGATGGACGCCACATGGTTGTGAGATCCCAAGGTtcaattcttgaatttaaatCTCCTGTTTCTAAAGCTTTTTTTCTCACATTTTCTTATTgaatttatcttcttcttttttttttatataggtTTGATGGgttgaaaatgttgaagatGTTGAGGGGGAAAAGACTGGTTTTTGTGGGGGATTCTTTGAACAGGAACATGTGGGAATCTTTGGTTTGTGCCTTGAGAAATTCACTCAGTGATAAGAGCAGAGTGAATGAAGTTTCTGGCCGCCGTGAGTTCAGAAGTCAAGGATTTTATTCCTTCAAATTTAAGGTCATTTAGTCACTAGTAATTATttcaatgaatttcacttctTGAATGGTACTATATTCTGAAACATGGAAAGTGTCTTTTGTTGTGTTTATGTGTAGGATTTCAAATGCTCAATTGACTTCATAAAATCGCCATTCCTAGTTCAAGAATGGAAGTTCTCGGATAAAGCAGGAGCACGCCGCGAAACTCTAAGGCTGGATACAATCCATGGTTCTCTTACTAAGTACCGGGATGCTGACATTATCATCTTCAACACTGGTCATTGGTGGACTCACCAGAAAACTCACAAACTGTAAGACTATATTCATCTTGTCCCTAGTTTATTAGTGTGGCTGGATTTTTATTAAGGTTATTTAATTTCTCTGTTTAGGAATAACTACTTTCAAGAAGGGACTCATGTGTATAACAGATTGGAAGTGGCAGATGCATATACTAAGGCATTGAAGACATGGGCACATTGGGTTGATACTACGATCAACAGCACCAGAACTAGGGTGTTTTTTAGGGGATACTCAGCTTCTCATTTCAAGTAAAACCTCTCTTAAATCTTCAcaaaattttcaatattttaaaattgtatATTCTAATGAGGTAATTAAATTCCGTCTTGCAGAGGTGGTCAATGGAACTCAGGAGGGAACTGTGATGGGGAGACAAAACCGATAAGAAACGAGACACAATTAGCTCCATATCCATGGATGATGAGGGTTCTTGAATCAGTAATATCAGAAATGAAAACACCAGTTGTTTATCTCAACATTACAAAGATGACAGACTATAGAAAAGAAGGTCACCCTTCAATTTTCAGAGAAGCAAAATCAAAGAGGAGGGCAGGGATGTTCCAAGACTGCAGCCATTGGTGTCTTCCTGGGGTACCAGATTCTTGGAATCAGCTACTTTATGCAACTTTGGTTGATTCACAGCAAAAGTTTTCCCAGCCCAAATAAGCCATCACTCTCTCTGGCCTTTTCCTAAGGTCTTGTAATCTGTAAATATGATCAAATACACAGTTCTCTTTAGTCCACTTGCTTTAAAGTTTGGTTACAGGTGATTGGGGGATTACAATATTCACATATTTGGAGGAAGAAGTATTCCTTTAGAAAGTTGGAGGAAAGTTGCTGAAGTTAGAGTTCAGGAACAAAAGTGCGGAACTGAAGGTCTGTTGCTTAGTGATACAAATTTTGCTTGGAGCTACGTATAGCAAACAGATTAACTAATATTTTAATCTTAGAACTGGAAGAAAGAACACTGCTCTAAGTTCAATATGCTGGATTAGGATACTTGAAAATGCCCATGTTATTTTGATAGCACATTGCAAAACTACTGCTCCATTTACCATTATATGTGAATGTGGTACTAAATTTGAAGAGTCAATCAATTTTTTGTTTGACTACGATTTTGTCAAACTTTTTTAAACATGTTGAATTGTTATATTTTGGTTAGTTCTTTACCTAGTATCTtcaaatatgtaattttttcttttgaaaaatctaTGTTCAAATTCACATAAAAAATTAGGTACTATAATCATCATACTCTAAActctttcaaataaattgagacaaatGAAGCATTGAAGATTGAAAACTTTTAGTGAAAGAAATAATTACGTAGTAAAAAGTAGAAAGTTTATTTTAACACACATATCCTAAATATGTTTGCAAGAAGTGCATAAAATTTGtacgaaaaggaaaaagaacaaagaaatgGTAATTTGCATTTTCATATTGAAGGCTGGCGGGAAATtttattaagaataaaaaaagcACCGTAAACATTTTTGTTCCGAGTTGAAGCTCGGGCGTCGTTTGGTAGGGTGTATAAGAATAATACTGAATAGGGTGTTATTAATAATGTGGTGTGCTAGGATTAGTTAtctttgtattattttttatcgactatttatttgttttattaataACATGCGttgcataatttttaaaaagtattgaATAGGGTGTATTAGAATAGGAATATTATTGGTGCTGTTAATGCCATGATTTATTATGTATAAGAACAATACTGAATAGAGTGTATAAGTATATACTGATATTAGTTGTACCACACTTAAATTTGCAACCAaaca
Protein-coding sequences here:
- the LOC132044575 gene encoding protein trichome birefringence-like 4 — protein: MASSLKELCIFSRNVTNFLSKSRTQVSAFFTLFFFTVTFLLFIIFLSTSNSNTSPSIITTNILSSRLHSASFTSIDSSHTSSTVSAPTNFPRKSWIYVPIEEETSSCDIFDGEWIEDNDLQPLYKPGSCPFIDESLNCFKNGRRDTDYLRLRWTPHGCEIPRFDGLKMLKMLRGKRLVFVGDSLNRNMWESLVCALRNSLSDKSRVNEVSGRREFRSQGFYSFKFKDFKCSIDFIKSPFLVQEWKFSDKAGARRETLRLDTIHGSLTKYRDADIIIFNTGHWWTHQKTHKLNNYFQEGTHVYNRLEVADAYTKALKTWAHWVDTTINSTRTRVFFRGYSASHFKGGQWNSGGNCDGETKPIRNETQLAPYPWMMRVLESVISEMKTPVVYLNITKMTDYRKEGHPSIFREAKSKRRAGMFQDCSHWCLPGVPDSWNQLLYATLVDSQQKFSQPK